A segment of the bacterium genome:
CCGCACGGCGCTGCCTGCCCTGGCCTTCGCCCAGCCGCCGCATCCGATCACCTCCGGGATCGTGGCCACCTCGGCCCGGATGAAACCTCTCTCCATGTCCGAATGGATCTTTCCCGCCGCCTCCCGCGCCGGGGTCCCTTCGGGAACCGTCCACGCCCGGGACTCCCTGCGGTTGACCGTGTAGAAGGTAACCGAACGCATGGCGTCCTGGACCGCCCGCAGGACCCTGGTCGGAGCGCCCTCCCCCAGGCCGAGCCCCTCGTAGACCTCGGCTCGCTGCGATGCGTCGAGGCCGGCCACCTCCTCCTCGATGAGTGCCGAGACCGCCAGCACCGGATTCGTGGAGGGCACGACCGCTCGAACCTGTTCGACGAGCCTGTCGTTCCCGACATCGTCCTCGACGACATTGACCAGCCACACGCACGGCAGCAGGCTGAGCGGCGCCATGTCGCGGAAGGCCCGGACCTCGATGTCGGACCAGTCCGACCGCCGGAGCGGGACCCCCTCCCCCAACCGCTCGGCCGCCCTGGTAACCGCCTCGGCCACCGGGCGCAGGCGCGGGTCGGCGGCGGCTTCCTTCGTGAGGCGCTCGTTGCGGCGTTCGAACATCTCGAAGTCCGACAGGGCCACTTCCAACAGCAAGTCTTCGGCCTGGCCGGCCGGATCGGTTCCGTGCTCGTCGGTCGGCACCGCCGACGAGTCGTGAGCCCGCAGCACCGCCAGGAGCAGGTCCGGCTCCCGCCCGGCGCCGAGCCCCCGGATCGCACCGGGGCGGACCGCCGGTAGGTCGACCAGGTCCAGACCGGCATGGGTGACCTTGCGGGACCCCTCCAGGGCCGCCAGCCGGTC
Coding sequences within it:
- a CDS encoding DUF933 domain-containing protein, coding for MTSAGLLGFPNVGKTTLFNALTGLEAFTAPHPYTTTQPRIGTVRLPDRALDRLAALEGSRKVTHAGLDLVDLPAVRPGAIRGLGAGREPDLLLAVLRAHDSSAVPTDEHGTDPAGQAEDLLLEVALSDFEMFERRNERLTKEAAADPRLRPVAEAVTRAAERLGEGVPLRRSDWSDIEVRAFRDMAPLSLLPCVWLVNVVEDDVGNDRLVEQVRAVVPSTNPVLAVSALIEEEVAGLDASQRAEVYEGLGLGEGAPTRVLRAVQDAMRSVTFYTVNRRESRAWTVPEGTPAREAAGKIHSDMERGFIRAEVATIPEVIGCGGWAKARAGSAVRVEGGDYQVRDGDVMMVRFSV